The genome window GGCTGCTGACCCGCCGGGCGGTTGCCGATCTGGGTCTTCACGAGACGGAGCTGATGCTCGGCATCGGCCTTGGGCCAGCGGGCGTTTTCAAGCTCAACGCCTTTTTCGAAGGCGGCGAGAACGCGGGCCTCGAGGTCCTCGAGTTCCTTGAGGTCAACGGAGCGCATGTCGACATCCACTTCGCAGCGCGCGGCAATCGTATTGACGGTCGTGCCGCCCTTGATCGTGCCGATCGTGAAGGTGGTCTTCGGATTTTCAGGCGGATCGAAGTCGGCGATGATATTGCCCGCGCGGCACATGGCATGAATGGCGGAAGGCACCTTCGCGTAGTCGATGTAGGAGTGCCCGCCCTGGCCCTCGATCGCAATGCGCCAGCGGTGCGCGCCCGTAGCGCCGTTCTGCACCGTATAGACATCGGCCATGTCGAGCGCCATGAAGCCGTCGATCTTCCTCGAACCGTCAAAGAGCGCCTTGGCGCCGCGGATGTCGCCGTTGCCTTCCTCGCCGACGGTGCCGACAAAGAGAATGTCGCCCGCCGTTTCAATCTTTGCGCCCTCAAGCGCGCGCAGAACCTGAAGCATCGAACGCAGGCCCGAGGCGTTGTCGCCGATGCCGGGACCGCGGTAGATCGGGCCTTCCTTCGTCACCTTGAGATTGGTTCCGGCGGGGAAAACCGTATCAAGGTGCGCAGCGATCGCGAGCACCGGACCATTTTCCTTGCCGGGACGACGGCCGACGACGTTCCCCGAGGGATCCATCACGACGTCCTTCAGACCATAGGCCTTCATGAGCTCCATGATCGCTTCGCCGCGAACCTTTTCCGCAAAGGTCGGGGATTCGATTTCGGAAATGCGGACCTGTTCGGCCATGGCGCGCTCGACCTCTGCAGCGCAGATGTCGAAAGCCGCCTTGACAGCAGGCATCGACGAGAGCTTTTCGATCTGCTCGATCATCTTGGGTTCAAGTTGAGGCACACGATCTTTGGTTGCCATTGGGGCATGCTCCTGAAAAATAAAGTTGGCCGTCCCTGCGCGCAGAGCCTGATTGGCTCCGCAGACAGGATCCGCTTGAATTTGCATTCAGCCGGAGAAGAGCCGACCGGCCGCCTCTCCGGCGCATAGGGATCATAGCGCGCCTAAGGCGTTTTAATTAGATGACGCTTTCACCAAGATCCGGGCTTTGCCATAACGGCGCCGTCTCAATGCATCACCAGTCGAAACGAACCAGGGAAACGACTTCGACTTCATGAACATTCTTCCTGCATCCAGCAGGACGCACGGTTCGTTCGGCGCCAACAGGTCCCGCCCGGCGAAGAACCCGGCACGCTGCAGCCCTGCATCAGCAGATGCGGGATTTGCGCACCGCGCTCCTCAGCTCTTGCTCCGAACCTTCCTCGGGAAGAAAGTACCCGCAGGGATGACCGTCCCAACGGCCTGCGTGCTCATCGAGGTACTTCTGAAGAAGCGCCTTGCGTTCGGTGTAGCTGAGGCTCTCTGATGATTTCCCGGCCATGATGCGGTCGAGATTCACCAGGTATTCATGGCTCGCCCATTCCTCGAAGTCAATCTTGTCCTGGTTCTCGAAAAGGAGCTTGCAGAACTCGAACTGGTCCTCAGGAGCATGAATGAGATCATCCCAGCTCTCAAAGTCGAGGATCCTCGCGATGATGTGCTGCGCCCGCATCAGGGTCGGCGCTTCCTCTCTTTCGCTCCTCCGAATAAGGAGGTTGAGGATGAGCGATTCAATGTCGAAGAAACGCGGTACGTAAACAAAACGCCCTGTTTCCGTATCCAGCTTTCGGGTTTTGAGATCCTGCAGAAGGTTCTTCGCCTGACGCTTGAAGTAATCGATGGGTTGCATGATGCAATGGCTCCTTCCCATGACGGGAGTTCTCACAAAGTGGCTTACGCGTGAAGAAAGGCAGGAGGACTGATGGACAGTCTGATCCTGCTCTCCTTCGTCCTCAAACGCCTGTACCGATCGGACGACGAAAACCGCTTCAATGAAAAATGGAGAAATTGCCGAATGAACGCGAACAGCAGTGCCTTTGCACAGGCGGGCCGGCGCTTCGCTGGGAGCCGATGGTCCATGATTATAGGGAGCATTCCTTCCCGGAGATCAAACGAGCGGGCAACAAGCGGTAATGCCTTTTCATCCGAGCGTGCGCGTTCCTGTTTTTCAGTCGGATTTAAGGGCGATCTGACAATCTTTAGCCTCAAATCATTGCGCCCCGCGCGTGCGTAGAACCCTCCGCGCCCCGCAGATCCCATGAAATTTTCGGAGACCAGAATTGAAAGCAATTTCCTCCAAAGTGCTCCGGCAGACGCTTCTTGCCTCGGCCGTTCTTTCCTCTTTCACCCTTGCGGATCTCGCGCTCGCGGCTGAAATGACCCCGATGAAGCCGGGCGTATACACGCAGAAGGTCGTTGCCCATAATGGCTTCATGGAGGTTGAGGTCAAGCTTTCCGCCGATCGCATTGAAGCGGTGAAGGTTGTGAAGAGCGATGAAACGCCCTACATCGTCGACGAACCGATGAAGCAGGTGATCAGCAAGGTCATCAAGGACCAGACGCTGCGCGTTGATACCGTCTCGGGCGCCACCCGCTCGACGGGCGCGCTCCTGCGCGCCATTGGCGAAGCGGTTGAAGCCGCGGGGGGCGTCAGCTCCGAATGGACGCCCGATCCCGTCGTCATTGATCCGGCGAAGCTTCCGCTCGCCGACGCTCCCAAGGCCGATGTCGTCGTGATCGGCGCAGGCGCCTCGGGTCTTGCTGCGGCAGCGGCCGCCGCTGAAGCGGGCGCAAAGGTTGTGGTGCTTGAAAAGGCGCCTGAGGCTGGCGGCTCCCTCGCGCTTTCGAACGGCGTTCTCGCTGCGGCCGGCACGGACATTCAGAAAGCTTCCGGCACCCCGGCTGATCCTGCCGGTCTCGCGAAGCTCTGGCTTGAGGATCAGAAGCGCTCTGTGAGAGGCGGCGTTCCGGGCTATCCGGACAAGGCTCGTGTTGAAGCGCTCGTGAAGCAGAGCGCCGACACGGTCGCGTGGCTCACGAAAAACGTCGGCCTCAAGTTCTCCGCCAACCCGGTCGCCGCGGACGGCATCGGCGCCTATGCGCTCATGCCGGCAGTCTCCGAAGCAGGCAAGCCCGCAGGTGCCGCGCAGGCGGAAGCCCTTCTCAGCTACGTCGAAAAGAAGGGCGGCAAGGTGCTCACCTCCACCTCCGCATGGAAGCTCATCACGGATAAGGACGGCTCCATCGCCGGCGTTTCCGCCGCCGACGGCAAGAACCGCTTTGAATTCCACGCCCGCGCCGTCGTTCTCGCAACGGGCGGCTTCGGTGCAGACCTTCTGAAGATCACGCAGCGCCAGCCCCGCTGGGCCGCCTTCACGGAAATTTCCAAAGCCGCGAAGACGGATACCGGCGACGGTCTGGCCCTCGCTGAATCCGTTGGCGCCCGCGAAGTCAACGACAGCTGGCTGATCGGCGTCGGCATTGCGCCTGCCTATGCCCCGATGACGCCTGCCATGCTCGGCCCCCGCGGCTGGAAGGGCATTACGCTCATCAACGAAAAGGGCGAACGCTTTGTGAAGGAAGACCTGCCGGTTCTGGCTGACGCCGTGTCCGAACAGCGCGACGCCTGGCTCGTTCTCGACAGCACGGAGCACGACAAGGCCAATCGCCTCATGGCCTACTTCGGCTATGAAACGGTCGTGAACGCCAACAACTGGGAAGAACTCGCCCGCCGCATCGGAGCGCCTCAGGACAAGCTCCGCGCGACGATGGACAAGTACAACGCCGACGCGAAGCTCGGCAAAGACAGCGTCATGGGTCGCGATCCCGAGAACTTTGCCCCGCTCACGAAGGCCCCCTTCTACGCAGTCAAGGTGAAGCCCGTGATCGGCGGCACCATGGGCGGCGTTCTCACCGACCGTTCGTGGCGCGTGCTGAATGCGAAGAAAACTCCGGTCAAGGGCCTCTGGGCCACGGGCGAAATGGCCAACCGCGCCTTCTACAACCGCGTCTATGAACCGGGCACCGGCCTTCTCATTGCCTATGAATCCGGCCGCGAGGCCGGCGCTGCAGCGGCCAAGGAAGCGCTGAAGAAATAATCCTCCGGCTTGAAGCTGGCGGAAGCTTTCTCAGACGGGTGCGGGATTCGATCTCGCGCCCGTTTTCGTTTCTGCGAGCTCGTCAGAAGCTTTTTTCCACAGCCTGACGGCGACTTATGCACAAAGTTATTCACTGAAAGTTGTCCTCAATTTTCTTCACATTCTGGGTGGAGAAAACTGTGGATAAGTTCTTCTTTCCTTGTGCCTCAGCGAAACATTGATTGCCTATTTTTTAGGCAATACAGATCAACCCTGTGCATAATCTTCCCAGACCTCAAGGATCTGAGGACAACTCAGGGAGAATGGCCTCGCCCCAGATGCGGACGAGATCCTCAAGTCGCCAGCGTGCATTGGCAGGACTTGTTGAAGGCATTTTGAGCGCCCTGATCGACGTGCTCTGCGCCTCATCGATCTGAGGCAGAGCGAAAGTCCTCCACATCTTTTCGCTCAGACTGCCGTTGAGGCAGACGAGTCTGATGCCGGAATGGGCGGCAAGAAATGCGCCGATCGGATTGACTTCGGGTCTCAGAATGGCTGAATCGAGGCTTCCGGTACGCTCGCAGCTTCCGATGGTGTCCCAGAGGGCAATGCGATTTTTCTTCAGCGCCTCAATCCGTTTTTCATACAAAGTCTCTGGATCAAATCCCAGGAGCGCGCCCATTACGGGCCAGAAGCGGTTTCTCGGGTGCGCATAGTAGGCGCCTGCTTTAAGCGACGCTTCGCTCGGCATGCTGCCGAGGATGAGGATTTGCGCATCCGCTTCGGCTGCCGGAGGAAATCCGTGAAGCCTCACGTCCTCTTCCGGGTCAGACTCCCTGAGGGAAGGCGCCATCTTGAAAGCCTCTCAAACGCAAAAACGAATCCCGGCAAGTCTCTCCGACTCCCGGGACGGATTGTTGAAGGAATTTAAATCTCCGGACCGCAGCTGCTGATGCTTCAGGGAAGGAGCATGTTGGTGCCCACCTCGCAGACGCCGCCGATGCACCAGCCCATGCCCATCAGAACTACGGCCAGCAGAATCAGGAACAGCACGAAGAGAATGAGGGTTCCCCACGGTCTCGGCCCATGGCCGCCTGTGTTCGACGCGTTCGTTGTCATGATGAAATCCCCCTCGCTATGAGTACCGGGCAATCCGGATGAAATACGGAATCAACTTTCATCTCTTTCTATCTATGTTTTAACACAAATTAACGAGACGTGACAAAACTTTTCCACGATCCTGGATAACCATGTGCGAAAAACGCACCATAAGCGCAAAGACAGGGCGATATCATGGCAGATTCTCTCTTTCCGCCCACTCTTTTTTCAACTGTTTTCCCATGAAAAAAGCGTTCCTTGAACTCCATCTCTCCGTCCTCCTTGCCGGCTGGACAGGCATTTTCGGGAAGCTCATTTCGCTTTCGCCCGGCCTCATCGTCTTCTGGCGCATTGTGATTGCGGGCGCGCTCCTCTGGGGCTGGCTCGCCTTCCGGAAGAAAATGGAATTCGTCCCGACGAAGGACCGCATCGGCATTGCGCTCGTGGGGGCGCTTCTCATGCTGCAGTGGACGCTTTTCTACGCATCGATCAAGGCTTCGAACGTCTCGATCGCGATCGTCGCCTTTGCGTCGATCGGGTTCTTCACCGCCATCATTGAGCCCATTCTCACGCGCTCGAGAATATCCTTGAAGGAAATCGCCTTCTCGGTCGTGACGCTCGTCGGCATCTCCTTCATCTTCCACTTCGACACCCAGTACCGGCTCGGCATTATCCTCGGCATCATTTCGGCCGCGGCCGCCGCAGCGCTTGCCGTCTTCTTCAGAAAGTACAAGGCGAAGTACCGTGCAGACACCGTCATGAGCTGGCAGCTCGCCGGGGGCTTTGCCGCCTGCCTCATTCTCATGCCCTTCTACCGCCATTTCGGTCCCGCGGAGAATTTCCTTCCCTCCGGGATCGACTGGCTCTACCTCTCGATCTTCGCCTCCTTCTGCACGCTCGGAATGTATCTGCTGCAGATTCAGGCGCTCGAAAAGATTTCCGCCTTCACGGTGAATCTGACCTACAACCTTGAGCCCGTCTATTCGATCATCCTCGCGATGATCATCTTCCAGGAAGGGAGAGACCTCGGTCCCTCCTTCTATTTCGGGCTCTTCTGCATCGGGCTCTCGGTGCTCCTTCAGACGATGTCCGTCGTGAGGCTTCAGAAAAAAGTTGCACGTCTCGAGAGCGACCGCACGGCTACAGGAGCATCAGAAGCGGAGCGCCCGCGCGAAATGAAGCTGTGATCGATCTCCCGAACGCCCTAAAAGAATATAGGCCTCAATGAGTATTGCGCCATTGAGGTCTTTTTTCATTCCCCGCCCGTGGAGCGGTTCCAGTTGTGGATGAAACGTTTTGCCGTGCCTAATGCGAACCCGAGCTGGTAGAAGCTTCTTCCCATGGAAGCAATGATGCCTTCCACGTCGACGATCGGGAGCTTGTCGAGGATGTAGCCCTCGAGCTCATCGCGAAGCACGTCCTGGGGCGAGCGGTTTCTCATCTCCGCCACCGCCCGGAGCGTCCTCATGGCTTCGGGCGAGAGTCCGCGGAAAATGCGCGCGAGCGCCTCTTCCTTCAAGCGCGCTTCAATCTGAGCCTGCGCTTCGTTTCTGAGCTCTCCTGCCATCAGGCCTCCTCTTCGACGAGTGCGCCCGCAAAAAGGTTGGCCCAGCGCGCGGCAAGAATCACTGCGGGCTCAATTTCCGCTGCGCTCGATGCGGGGTACCCGGCTTCAAGCGCCGCAGTGAGAATGTCTTCGCCCTCGCGCACGAAAAGCCTCCCGGCCTCGGCGATCACCTCTTCGTCCGTCATCGTGGGAAGAACGGAAATCTGCCGGCCGAAGATGCGCATGAGTTCCTCGGCAAGTCCTTCCGGATGCCAGGGGTCGACGATGTCGAAATGACGGCTTCTTCCGGAAAAGACGGCCCCGAGCCAGAGAACGAGCTTTTCATTCGCGGCATTCAATTCGTCGCCCGACATTTCGCCCGCGCGCACGGCGGCGAGGCGCTTCGCGAGATTTCTCAGCGCCTGACGGAAGATGCCGTCGACGATGTCGATCGCTCCGAGGCTCGGAAGCTGCTCCGAGCGGGAGGAAAAATCGCTGCAGCAGCCTCGTCCCGGGCGGCAGGTACCGCACTTCATCGCGCTTCTCCTTCGTCCGTCTTTGAGGGGGCTTCGCCGAGCGAGTCGCCCAGGAACCTTTCCGCCCAGACGGCCGCCACGCGGTCGATGCGGATCTTGAGCGACTCGACCGAAAGGTCGTCGCCTTCTTTGGCGGCGCTTCTGATCATGGAATAGATTTCCCTGAGGAATACTCTCGCTGCATGCACCATGAGCGCGCGGGGGTTCCCTGCATCGGTTCCTTCCGGAAGGTCGCGGAAAAGCGCGGGGAGGTTTCTCTTGATTTCATCGACGAGCTCAGGTCCGGGCTTCGGTCCGCAGCCCTTGAGATCGAGACGAATTTTTTCGTGCTCATCCATCAGGATCTGCGCGAGCGTGCGCACGGTCGCGTCGTCCAGTTCCGACGCCTCCTCGGGCTTCAGCTTCCCGCTTCTCACATCGAGAACGTGCTCAAGAACGCCCGTCACGATGCCCGCAAGAAACGTTCTGAATTCCTCCGCGCCGATGGCGGCCTTTTCCCCTTTGAGCTGCGAACGGGCCTGAGCCGCCACCGCATTGGCATTTCCTGACATAACTATTTTTTCCTTTAGCCGAGTATCCGTTTTGCCCAGCCGAGCATCCAGTCGTGGATGACGGAGGAAGCGAGAAATTCATGAAGCGCCTCCTCATTCATCGCGCCGCCCCTCAGTTCCAGCCAGGCATCGGCCCTGACGAGAAGCTCCTCGAAGAAGGCGTTGACGGCAAGCGTCACAACTGCGGCGTCATCCTCGAATATTGCCCGATCCTCGGGCTCCATGGCGTTGAGGCGCTTCGCGAGAAAGGGCTTCAGGCGCTTCGCGGCGCCCGCAATCGTAAATCCGGCAGGAAGCTCCACGATTCCGCTCTGTTCCTCAAAGAGCGCGGCAAGTCCGAAAACGATCTGCGCCACGCGTTCTTCCGTATCTGCGGACCGGGAGAAATAGATCGCATGAAGAAAGTCGGAGGCGGCGCAGCTGAAGAGTTCAGCGGCTGCCGTTGAATCGGAAAGGCTCGGGCGCACCTGCAGCGCGCCCTCTGAAAGTTGTTCGGTCATCGGGAATCGTACCGGTAGAGAAAGAGGGTCATGACCCGCGGCAGCCTAGCGCCTGCGGGATCTTTCACGCATTATAGGTAGGGAAGCCCCCAGCAAATCCGTGGTCAGAGCGAAAAGGCCCGTCCTCAGCCGAAACCGGCCTCCCGATGCCTCAAGTCGGCTATTCTTAATAGAGTTCTCCCGCCCGCTCTCCCTAATGCCCGATGCGTCATCGCCTCCCTCACCTCATCTTCACGGCAGCGGTCATTGCGCTTGCCGGCATTGCGCATGCCGAACCGCGGGAAAGCGTCCATTTCGGCCTTCTCAACATTGAGCAGGAAGCAACGTACGGCGACCGGCGCGACAACGTGCAGGTGAGGACGGTCGACTATCTCCGGGAAGCCTGCCCAGGAATCGACTTCTCTGTTGAGGTCTACGACATTCTCGGCCTTCAGGCTGCCGTGAAGGAGGGGCGCGTCGACGCCTTCCTCTCGAGTTCCGGATTCTTTGTCGAGCTTTGGCACCAGGGCGTCAAGGACCTCGCGACGCTCGTTTCAAACGACTTTCCCGATCCCAACCGCTGCGTAGGCGGAAGCTTCATCGTCCGCGCCGAAGAACCTGAAATCCTCACGCTCGACGATCTTCAGGGAAGAGTCGCCGCTGCGCCCAACCCGCAGAACTTCATGGCCTACCAGATCGGCATGGCCGAAATCGCCCGCCGCGGCTACGATCCCGGCCGATTCTTTTCGCGCATCGACTTCACCGGCAACAAACTCCCTGAAGTGCTTCGGCGCGTGGCCTCGGGCGAAGCCGACGTCGGACTCGTGCGCGCCTGCATTCTCGAAAGCCTTCTGAAGAGGATGCCGGAACTTCGGGGCCGCCTCAGGGTGGTTGAACCCGTGAAGGATGCCCCGATCAGCTGTGCGGTTTCGACGCCGCTCTATCCGGGCTGGACGGTTGCCGCCACGACGTCGCTGAAGCCCGCGTCGGCCGAAGCCATTGCCCGTGCGCTCCTCACCCAGCCGCCTTCGGATGAGGGCGGCTACCGGTGGTCCGTTGCCACAGACTTCAAGTCCGTAAACGACGTTTTCCGGCTCCTGAAAACAGGCCCATACGCTTATCTCGACCAATGGACGCTCACGGGGTTCTTCATTCATTACTGGCCCTGGTTTGCGCTCGCGCTGACGGCTCTCTTTTTCTGGATCCTCCACTGGTTGAGCGTCGAAAGGCTAGTCAAAAAGCGCACCGAAGAGCTTCAGGCGGCGCTCGGGCGCGAAGCGCTTCTCCACAGGAAGGCGCTCGGCGCTGCTGAGCAATCCGAGAAGCTTCTGCAGCTCGGCGTCGTCAATGAACTCTCCTGCATCTACGCGCACGAGATGGCGCAGCCCCTCACAAGTATTGGATACCTTGCCAAAACGCTCCGGACCCTCTCAGCGAAGGAAACGCTCAACCGCGACCTCATCCGGCGGTGCTCTGAAAAGATCACGGAGGATCTCGCGCTCGCTCAGGCAATTCTTTCGCGCGTGAGGCGCTACGCCAAATCACCGGTCCGCCGCAATGCGGATGTCGACCTCTCAGGACTTCTCAACGATGTTGCTGATTCCGTAAAGCGCCTCAATCCGGGGACCGAACTTCTGCTTGAAGCGGCTCCCGGCGTCGCCGTCCGGGGCGATGCGCTCGAACTCTCCATTCTCATTCTGAATCTCCTCAAAAACGCCGCTTCCGCGGCGCTCGACCACCAGGTCTCAGTTGCTCTGAAAGCCGACGGCGACTATGCGCAGATTGAGGTCAGAAATCTTGGGAAAAGCATTAAAGGGTCGCCCTTCGCCGACCGCGTCCTCATCCGCAAGGCAGAATCCTGCCTGAAAGCTGCTACCGGGAAGGAAAGTCCGGAAGAGCCACAAACCGACGGCCTCGGGCTCGGACTTCTGATCGTACAGTCGATCGTGCATGCGCACGGCGGCGTCTTCTCGTGGGAGAGCTTAAAGACTGAAGCTTCTGACGATGAACCTGAAGGCGCGAGCTTCATCGTCATGCGCGTAAAGCTCCCCGTGAACGGTCCCGAGGCGGGCTCCTCTTCCGCCCCTTCTCCTTCAACCCATTCTTAACGAGGCTTTAAAACGCGATGCTCCCCGAAAACATCGAAGACCTCCAGAAAGAGTCCCTGATCCGCATTGTCGACGACGACGCGGAAATCCGCGAAACGCTCTCTCTCATGCTCGAGATTGAAGGCTGGCGGACGCATGCCTATCCGGGTGCGGAAGCATTTCTCGTGGACGACCAGCCTTCGATGCCGGGAGTCCTGCTCCTTGACATCGAAATGGGCGGCATGAACGGGCTCGACCTGCAGATTGAAATGATGGAACGAGGCTACTCGCTTCCCATCATCTTCATTACCGGACACGCGAGCGTCGACGCGGCCGTCGACGCCATGCGGCGCGGAGCGAAGGATTTTCTGCAGAAGCCCGTGGATCCCGACCGGCTCCTCTCGTCCCTCACCGCAGCCGCGAGGGAAAGCGTGCTCGAGGCGTCGCACGCGCTCGGGACCGATGAAATCCGGAAGGCGCTTTCGGAGCTCACCGACCGGCAAAAGGAAGTGCTCCTCCATCTACTCGACGAGGAGCACGTGAGAAAGATTGCCGAGCGGCTTCAGATCAGCCTCAGAACGGTTCAGGGACACCGCGTGACGATCTACCGGAAATTCGGCATTCACAGCTTCCGGCAACTCAAGGACCTGCGAGGCGACATTCGCGCGATCCTTGAGGCCTGACGGGTTTTCCGGTTCAACGGACTGGCGGGAGCGGCATGACGCTTCTCTCGAAAGCCCACGGATCCGACGCCTCCCTGGATGCTTCGGCAAAACGCATGACCCTTCGCTCATGGAAGTCGAAGCGCGTCCAGCCCGGATTCCCGGTCTTTGCGAACTTTACCCACGCGCCGTGGATGAAGTCGGAGAGCGCCTCCGGGGGATTGCTGCCCAGCGACTGAACCGAGCGCGGCGCGTGAAGGGTCTTAAAGACAAAGGGCACGTCGTTCGAGTGCGCCGCACCGATCGGCTCGCCCGTCTTTCCCTTGACAGGGCTCTTCCAGTCAAAGCTGTAGGTCCACACGACGGCGCCGCCCGCAGCCAGGGCTTCGGTGAGTCGGAGCGCAGGCATGCGGAAGATGAGGTCGCTTTGGATTTGTGCGAAGCGGTCGCCGGGCTTTTCGCCCCTTCCGGCATCTTTATAGAGGCGGCTCAGCTCCTTCGGGAGATTGGCCCCTTCGAGAAGCCTTTCGACCGCCTTTTCGTCTACTTTTGAAATCTGCCCGTTCGGGACAATGTAGTAGCGCCATTCGGAAGCCATCGAGCCCGCGATGACGTGCAGTCCCTCTGCGGCCCCGCGCCGGAGCGCCTCAATCGGGCGCATCGGCATCTGGTCGCCGTCAATCCAGCCCTTGAAGAGCGAGGTGTTCCCGTCCGTCATCTGCGCCCATTCGCGGTCGACCGCAAGCTTTCCGGCAAGGGGCCCGAAGGCGGCGAGGTCTTCGAACGGAACCTTCATCATCGACTCGCGCGTGGGTTCTGCACCGACGGCATCCGCGACGAGCTTCGCCGCGCGGTCGGCCTGACGGTCGTTCGTCCACTGCGCAATCGCGGAGGGGCTCTGAATGATGGCGCCCGCGAGAAGGCCCTTCGCGAGGGGCGACGCAATGACGTCCACGAGGTGCGTGCCGCCCGCAGACTGCCCGAAAGCGATGATTCTCGCGGGGTCGCCGCCGAAAGCGCTGATG of Sutterella faecalis contains these proteins:
- a CDS encoding M20/M25/M40 family metallo-hydrolase, giving the protein MATKDRVPQLEPKMIEQIEKLSSMPAVKAAFDICAAEVERAMAEQVRISEIESPTFAEKVRGEAIMELMKAYGLKDVVMDPSGNVVGRRPGKENGPVLAIAAHLDTVFPAGTNLKVTKEGPIYRGPGIGDNASGLRSMLQVLRALEGAKIETAGDILFVGTVGEEGNGDIRGAKALFDGSRKIDGFMALDMADVYTVQNGATGAHRWRIAIEGQGGHSYIDYAKVPSAIHAMCRAGNIIADFDPPENPKTTFTIGTIKGGTTVNTIAARCEVDVDMRSVDLKELEDLEARVLAAFEKGVELENARWPKADAEHQLRLVKTQIGNRPAGQQPDDSPVVQAALCAMQKMGLEVKQCRSSSTDANKPISIGVPSVCIGTGGVTHNEHSLKEFFDSTEMEKGPQLATLVTLAMVGVAGEAAPMLPKLA
- a CDS encoding FAD-dependent oxidoreductase, producing the protein MKAISSKVLRQTLLASAVLSSFTLADLALAAEMTPMKPGVYTQKVVAHNGFMEVEVKLSADRIEAVKVVKSDETPYIVDEPMKQVISKVIKDQTLRVDTVSGATRSTGALLRAIGEAVEAAGGVSSEWTPDPVVIDPAKLPLADAPKADVVVIGAGASGLAAAAAAAEAGAKVVVLEKAPEAGGSLALSNGVLAAAGTDIQKASGTPADPAGLAKLWLEDQKRSVRGGVPGYPDKARVEALVKQSADTVAWLTKNVGLKFSANPVAADGIGAYALMPAVSEAGKPAGAAQAEALLSYVEKKGGKVLTSTSAWKLITDKDGSIAGVSAADGKNRFEFHARAVVLATGGFGADLLKITQRQPRWAAFTEISKAAKTDTGDGLALAESVGAREVNDSWLIGVGIAPAYAPMTPAMLGPRGWKGITLINEKGERFVKEDLPVLADAVSEQRDAWLVLDSTEHDKANRLMAYFGYETVVNANNWEELARRIGAPQDKLRATMDKYNADAKLGKDSVMGRDPENFAPLTKAPFYAVKVKPVIGGTMGGVLTDRSWRVLNAKKTPVKGLWATGEMANRAFYNRVYEPGTGLLIAYESGREAGAAAAKEALKK
- a CDS encoding DNA-deoxyinosine glycosylase yields the protein MAPSLRESDPEEDVRLHGFPPAAEADAQILILGSMPSEASLKAGAYYAHPRNRFWPVMGALLGFDPETLYEKRIEALKKNRIALWDTIGSCERTGSLDSAILRPEVNPIGAFLAAHSGIRLVCLNGSLSEKMWRTFALPQIDEAQSTSIRALKMPSTSPANARWRLEDLVRIWGEAILPELSSDP
- a CDS encoding DMT family transporter, translated to MKKAFLELHLSVLLAGWTGIFGKLISLSPGLIVFWRIVIAGALLWGWLAFRKKMEFVPTKDRIGIALVGALLMLQWTLFYASIKASNVSIAIVAFASIGFFTAIIEPILTRSRISLKEIAFSVVTLVGISFIFHFDTQYRLGIILGIISAAAAAALAVFFRKYKAKYRADTVMSWQLAGGFAACLILMPFYRHFGPAENFLPSGIDWLYLSIFASFCTLGMYLLQIQALEKISAFTVNLTYNLEPVYSIILAMIIFQEGRDLGPSFYFGLFCIGLSVLLQTMSVVRLQKKVARLESDRTATGASEAERPREMKL
- a CDS encoding sensor histidine kinase, producing the protein MRHRLPHLIFTAAVIALAGIAHAEPRESVHFGLLNIEQEATYGDRRDNVQVRTVDYLREACPGIDFSVEVYDILGLQAAVKEGRVDAFLSSSGFFVELWHQGVKDLATLVSNDFPDPNRCVGGSFIVRAEEPEILTLDDLQGRVAAAPNPQNFMAYQIGMAEIARRGYDPGRFFSRIDFTGNKLPEVLRRVASGEADVGLVRACILESLLKRMPELRGRLRVVEPVKDAPISCAVSTPLYPGWTVAATTSLKPASAEAIARALLTQPPSDEGGYRWSVATDFKSVNDVFRLLKTGPYAYLDQWTLTGFFIHYWPWFALALTALFFWILHWLSVERLVKKRTEELQAALGREALLHRKALGAAEQSEKLLQLGVVNELSCIYAHEMAQPLTSIGYLAKTLRTLSAKETLNRDLIRRCSEKITEDLALAQAILSRVRRYAKSPVRRNADVDLSGLLNDVADSVKRLNPGTELLLEAAPGVAVRGDALELSILILNLLKNAASAALDHQVSVALKADGDYAQIEVRNLGKSIKGSPFADRVLIRKAESCLKAATGKESPEEPQTDGLGLGLLIVQSIVHAHGGVFSWESLKTEASDDEPEGASFIVMRVKLPVNGPEAGSSSAPSPSTHS
- a CDS encoding response regulator transcription factor encodes the protein MLPENIEDLQKESLIRIVDDDAEIRETLSLMLEIEGWRTHAYPGAEAFLVDDQPSMPGVLLLDIEMGGMNGLDLQIEMMERGYSLPIIFITGHASVDAAVDAMRRGAKDFLQKPVDPDRLLSSLTAAARESVLEASHALGTDEIRKALSELTDRQKEVLLHLLDEEHVRKIAERLQISLRTVQGHRVTIYRKFGIHSFRQLKDLRGDIRAILEA
- a CDS encoding carboxylesterase/lipase family protein codes for the protein MQRRNLIQSAALSAAAVSMGGLAGCAARIEEGAPAELPEGASMSSLAAAPAGTFRGYIPQESPAVRVYRGIPFIKNPYEPVRRFLKPEPMEKLPGITDCFRPGSIPLQPGTPGKGPKMIGGDGPLTLNIWAPKDGENHPVMVWVPGGGSIRCNPNDPRFDGTAFAEDGVVLVTIAYRVNVDGFLKLEGGDSNLGNRDIIAGLEWVKKNISAFGGDPARIIAFGQSAGGTHLVDVIASPLAKGLLAGAIIQSPSAIAQWTNDRQADRAAKLVADAVGAEPTRESMMKVPFEDLAAFGPLAGKLAVDREWAQMTDGNTSLFKGWIDGDQMPMRPIEALRRGAAEGLHVIAGSMASEWRYYIVPNGQISKVDEKAVERLLEGANLPKELSRLYKDAGRGEKPGDRFAQIQSDLIFRMPALRLTEALAAGGAVVWTYSFDWKSPVKGKTGEPIGAAHSNDVPFVFKTLHAPRSVQSLGSNPPEALSDFIHGAWVKFAKTGNPGWTRFDFHERRVMRFAEASREASDPWAFERSVMPLPPVR